A genomic stretch from Natronogracilivirga saccharolytica includes:
- a CDS encoding prolyl oligopeptidase family serine peptidase: MNPTRTPRPLSAGMTGRCFSSLFTAGTAALLIVLMSLIYPSEARAGNDHWTPSDIVSQESASQFTFSPDGNKVAWVKSRNSSEKDRNVTDLYLTRLDREGDNDEPYLTIRLTRSEESDRNPVFSKDGRKLYFTSTRDDGNTLWALDLLGGEPYEVHEFDEGISSLRQLDDGTITFLSEEGDLLIELERKQAEDNTRVIEDTVTFKPRRLFSFDPGSKEINRLTDNEHPISAYAVSGDGRYAVTGHHRSPHYGADAQPPPSYYLRNLESGKRIRILKGMQTPGSFEFTDDDDGIYFTAVHSSDPRWSGAGVSKLYYLDLPGTAELDQIFSEHGSDSDDDFESLPKDSPDEYEFLPAGETPDGPLSVVRVPLDWDRGLGSGFEVTGNDVLASLANGPTRKLAHYERRGNGDWRKREVDAGKHDGRVAVAALADDGEQMVFVHSTASTMPQYRLGELDIRRRSARLSEGEELAKLNSGLAGKHLAESEIFRWTGAEDREVNGILYYPEDYDPDRQYPLMVAIRGGPAAVTLDWWNMSWAYFPHILSQKEAFVLMPNYHGSSGHGLEFVESIKGRYYELELTDIVNGIEALDEAGKIDTDSLGTMGWSNGSILSIALSIEYPDMFRVIGAGAGNVNWVSDYGTCQFGVRFDQSYIGGAPWDSTDGTFYNRRYIEKSPLFRMEQVKAPTIISFGSEDRAVPRDQGWEHYRALQQIGKAPVRFLWFPGEPHSLGQLSHQKRKLEEEIDWFDRYLFGTYEEPNRAFKDDSPLADIMKRDSLESDNGYYGIRNSGKLIPEVVPVGDDTISVGRFVVTNKQFRSFDSTHTFHPLHGNYPASGISLDQARDYAGWLSGHTGDTYRLPDAGEAQALHRIARRSGASQNTLNHLAGYDITVDDVRLLRNKLDNLTADRLIREVGSFDPVTAGDAEIYDLGGNVAEWFDNGDDGDDAGGKRGGDGDNAGASHPYTVYGFSVLDYADSRDDSRPDHRLEVTGFRVIRE, encoded by the coding sequence ATGAATCCAACCCGTACGCCACGACCGCTTTCTGCCGGAATGACCGGCCGCTGTTTCTCCAGTCTCTTCACCGCCGGAACAGCCGCACTGCTCATCGTCCTGATGTCGCTGATATATCCGTCCGAGGCCCGCGCAGGCAATGACCACTGGACCCCGTCCGATATTGTGTCGCAGGAATCGGCCAGCCAGTTCACTTTTTCGCCGGACGGCAACAAGGTCGCATGGGTAAAATCCCGGAACTCATCGGAAAAGGACCGGAATGTGACCGACCTGTACCTGACCCGGCTCGACCGTGAGGGCGATAACGACGAACCGTACCTCACCATCCGTCTTACCCGTTCGGAGGAATCCGACCGCAATCCGGTATTCTCGAAGGACGGACGCAAACTCTATTTCACTTCCACCCGTGATGACGGCAACACGCTGTGGGCCCTGGACCTGCTCGGCGGCGAACCCTACGAGGTTCACGAATTTGACGAGGGCATCAGCAGCCTGCGCCAGCTGGACGACGGCACCATAACTTTCCTTTCCGAGGAGGGCGACCTGCTCATCGAACTGGAACGCAAGCAGGCCGAAGACAACACCCGCGTCATCGAAGACACCGTGACGTTCAAACCGCGCCGGCTGTTCTCCTTCGATCCCGGTTCCAAAGAGATCAACCGCCTGACCGACAATGAGCATCCCATATCCGCCTATGCTGTCTCCGGCGATGGCCGGTATGCGGTGACCGGACACCATCGCAGTCCGCATTACGGCGCCGATGCCCAGCCGCCTCCATCCTACTACCTGCGCAACCTGGAATCCGGCAAGCGGATCCGCATCCTCAAAGGCATGCAGACGCCCGGCAGTTTTGAGTTCACCGATGACGACGACGGCATCTATTTTACGGCGGTGCACTCATCCGATCCCCGGTGGAGCGGCGCCGGTGTTTCAAAACTCTACTACCTCGACCTCCCCGGTACCGCTGAGCTGGATCAGATCTTTTCAGAACACGGCTCCGACAGCGATGACGATTTTGAAAGCCTCCCCAAAGACTCGCCTGATGAGTATGAGTTCCTGCCGGCGGGCGAGACTCCGGACGGACCGCTGAGTGTCGTCCGGGTTCCCCTTGACTGGGACCGCGGACTGGGCTCGGGGTTCGAGGTCACAGGGAATGACGTGCTGGCCTCGCTGGCCAATGGTCCGACACGCAAACTGGCTCATTACGAGCGGCGCGGCAACGGCGACTGGCGCAAGCGCGAAGTGGATGCCGGCAAGCATGATGGCCGCGTTGCTGTGGCTGCACTTGCCGATGACGGTGAGCAGATGGTCTTCGTCCATTCCACCGCATCCACCATGCCGCAGTACCGGCTCGGCGAGCTGGACATCCGCCGCCGCAGCGCAAGATTATCGGAAGGCGAAGAACTGGCCAAACTCAACAGCGGACTGGCCGGCAAGCACCTGGCCGAATCCGAAATTTTCCGCTGGACCGGGGCCGAAGACAGGGAGGTCAACGGCATCCTCTACTATCCCGAAGATTACGATCCCGACCGCCAGTATCCGCTGATGGTGGCCATTCGCGGCGGTCCCGCTGCAGTCACACTCGACTGGTGGAACATGTCCTGGGCCTACTTCCCGCACATCCTGTCGCAAAAAGAGGCGTTTGTGCTGATGCCGAATTATCACGGCTCGTCCGGACACGGACTGGAGTTTGTTGAATCCATCAAGGGCCGTTACTATGAACTGGAGCTGACCGATATCGTCAATGGAATCGAAGCCCTGGATGAAGCCGGCAAGATCGACACCGATTCGCTTGGGACGATGGGATGGTCGAACGGATCCATTCTGAGCATTGCCCTGTCGATTGAGTATCCGGATATGTTCCGCGTCATCGGCGCCGGAGCCGGAAATGTGAACTGGGTATCCGACTACGGCACCTGCCAGTTCGGTGTGCGCTTCGACCAGAGCTACATCGGCGGGGCGCCATGGGACAGCACCGACGGCACCTTTTACAACCGCAGGTACATCGAAAAATCGCCCCTTTTCCGGATGGAGCAGGTGAAAGCGCCGACCATCATTTCGTTCGGCAGCGAAGACCGGGCCGTCCCGCGGGATCAGGGCTGGGAGCACTACCGCGCACTGCAGCAGATCGGCAAGGCACCCGTCCGGTTCCTCTGGTTCCCCGGCGAACCGCACAGCCTCGGGCAGCTGTCGCATCAGAAACGAAAGCTCGAAGAGGAGATCGACTGGTTTGACCGCTACCTTTTCGGCACCTACGAGGAGCCCAACCGCGCCTTCAAGGATGACAGCCCGCTTGCTGATATCATGAAACGCGACAGCCTGGAAAGCGATAACGGCTATTACGGCATCCGCAACAGCGGCAAGCTCATCCCCGAAGTGGTACCGGTCGGCGATGATACCATCTCGGTGGGACGCTTTGTCGTGACCAACAAGCAGTTCCGGTCTTTTGATTCTACACACACCTTCCACCCCCTGCACGGCAATTATCCGGCCAGCGGAATTTCGCTCGATCAGGCCAGGGATTATGCCGGCTGGCTGAGCGGACACACCGGGGATACCTACCGCCTTCCCGATGCCGGAGAAGCACAGGCCCTGCACCGGATCGCACGCCGCTCCGGAGCATCGCAAAACACCCTGAACCATCTGGCAGGTTACGACATCACCGTGGACGATGTGCGCCTGCTCCGGAACAAACTGGATAATCTGACGGCTGACCGGCTCATCCGTGAGGTCGGATCGTTTGATCCGGTTACCGCGGGCGATGCCGAGATCTACGACCTGGGCGGCAATGTGGCCGAGTGGTTCGATAATGGAGATGATGGAGATGATGCCGGCGGAAAACGGGGTGGTGATGGTGATAACGCCGGCGCTTCGCATCCCTACACCGTTTACGGATTCTCCGTGCTGGATTATGCGGACAGTCGCGACGATTCCCGTCCTGATCACAGACTGGAGGTTACCGGGTTCCGGGTGATCCGCGAGTAG
- a CDS encoding right-handed parallel beta-helix repeat-containing protein, whose protein sequence is MHTFLRKKDHIHPATSALIILAAAGLFFLSAATAGAQQHIQPDEPAPDCDATVAEGESIQNAIDAASIFDRICLEDGVYQERLFLSDSLTLASADGASPVLDGNSDYDTGLTISGNHVTVSGLEIRNFTDEGIYVSRNEEIVIRDNVVENNGSGIRFNRTDGALITNNVVSENEEAGIYHSDLRATGSNFTATHNTVTDNGQHGIDFRRSSDVRVDSNYVSGNSRGIHLSENSGVQVIGNDVTGREIGTGIWSRELNDVTISQNTVSDQQSGILVSAGSDNILIEDNDVTADDYDLTVSASTNATVQNNSFTTGMVLSGRVSDFDPDYFLQDISGNTINGAPLVYIRGDENTDIDPDAAQIIAVNVSDLEISGYTFDQVASGIQLAHGQNVTVTDIHVTDHTTSTRGGITLTETFDSKVDSSSVTGGGEGILVEGGARNVISNNEATGNATMGILIENTGTGHLVQDNVATQAEEDGIHVRRSMDSVTVAGNHTHNNQRDGIHVRWNTENTTLEDNIIENNTRNGVYDDASNTVLRQNSITGNSTGVTSSGDLVDARENWWGASDGPSGFVSDPETGTSSDGSGDQVHANIRFDPWLETDPHGDDDDDPDDPNGEEDFVISECRELSEPGEYEISGDLEPAEEHDDCITITAGDVEIDGNDATISSSGSGTAVLAADADNLAVKNLTIQEFRYGIQFENVSGVHIENLTAETIGQAGVWLTNSTEGLVTGSSFIDNRDGVVVREGGSGNVIEDNTAENNRRYGFIFRDTEENLFRNNTAENVEDYAFRVISDGHNNVLEENTAIGSGDDSETGFDIRGDGNVLEDNHAEGNDREGFRISGSDNQIIGNTVADNNRDGIRIVDGTGNLVENNEISGSGNHGLRLWAANDNTLKNNVVTGGDDNAFRAHDDAEGNEIYRLHLDNGAILSTHPLNYSLDPVHEAPEPSDELQSLGVHFEAMQTGDEYSLEVSVHFDDLDIDSGDQERLSVRIRDDDQDAWVSAGEADIDTENETVTITTAEEGVFGLFLDETGTQADQDEQPEQFALSQNYPNPFNPETQIAFELPEQAHVTLEVYNSLGEKVTTLVNETREAGRFEVEFDASHLSSGTYIYRIRAGDFTKSRTMMLVK, encoded by the coding sequence ATGCATACCTTTCTACGGAAAAAAGACCATATCCATCCAGCCACATCAGCCCTGATAATTCTTGCCGCCGCAGGGCTTTTTTTCCTGTCTGCAGCAACAGCCGGAGCGCAGCAGCACATTCAGCCGGATGAACCGGCACCGGACTGTGACGCAACGGTTGCAGAAGGGGAGTCTATCCAGAACGCCATTGATGCCGCATCCATTTTTGACCGGATCTGCCTGGAGGACGGTGTATATCAGGAAAGACTGTTTCTTTCTGACAGCCTTACTCTTGCCTCTGCAGACGGTGCATCTCCTGTTCTTGACGGAAACTCTGATTATGATACCGGTCTGACTATTTCCGGCAATCATGTGACGGTGAGCGGACTGGAAATCCGGAACTTCACTGATGAAGGTATCTATGTCAGCAGAAATGAGGAAATCGTGATACGGGATAATGTCGTTGAAAACAACGGAAGCGGTATCCGTTTCAACCGCACCGACGGTGCCCTGATAACCAACAACGTGGTCAGCGAAAACGAGGAAGCCGGCATTTATCACAGTGACCTGCGCGCTACGGGCAGCAATTTCACGGCCACCCACAACACCGTCACAGACAACGGTCAGCACGGAATTGACTTCCGCCGGTCATCCGATGTGCGCGTCGACTCCAATTATGTCAGCGGCAACTCCCGGGGAATCCACCTTTCCGAGAACTCCGGTGTACAGGTCATCGGCAATGATGTCACCGGACGCGAAATCGGCACCGGTATCTGGTCACGGGAGCTGAACGACGTAACTATTTCGCAAAACACCGTCTCAGACCAGCAAAGCGGCATACTGGTATCTGCCGGCAGCGACAACATATTAATTGAAGATAACGACGTCACCGCCGATGATTATGACCTGACGGTATCCGCCTCAACCAATGCCACTGTGCAAAACAACAGCTTTACCACAGGCATGGTACTCAGCGGCAGGGTAAGTGATTTCGATCCGGATTATTTTCTGCAAGATATCTCCGGGAACACCATCAACGGTGCGCCCCTGGTCTATATCCGCGGGGATGAGAATACCGACATCGATCCGGATGCTGCTCAGATTATCGCCGTGAATGTGTCCGACCTTGAAATCTCCGGATACACTTTTGATCAGGTTGCTTCAGGAATCCAGCTTGCGCACGGACAAAACGTAACCGTCACCGACATCCATGTGACGGATCATACCACCTCCACCCGCGGCGGAATCACACTGACCGAAACCTTTGACTCCAAAGTGGACAGCAGTTCGGTCACCGGCGGCGGTGAGGGCATTCTCGTTGAAGGCGGTGCACGGAATGTGATCAGTAACAACGAGGCAACCGGCAATGCAACTATGGGAATCCTGATTGAGAATACAGGTACCGGCCATTTAGTGCAGGATAATGTTGCCACTCAGGCTGAAGAGGACGGCATTCATGTCCGCAGAAGCATGGACAGCGTCACGGTTGCCGGGAATCATACCCACAATAACCAGCGTGACGGCATCCATGTCCGCTGGAACACCGAAAATACGACCCTGGAAGACAATATTATCGAAAACAACACGCGAAACGGTGTTTATGACGATGCTTCAAACACCGTCCTCCGTCAAAACAGTATTACCGGAAACAGTACCGGTGTCACTTCTTCCGGGGACCTGGTTGACGCAAGAGAGAACTGGTGGGGTGCGTCTGACGGGCCGTCCGGTTTCGTCAGTGATCCCGAAACCGGCACTTCTTCTGACGGCAGCGGCGATCAGGTTCATGCAAACATCCGGTTTGACCCCTGGCTGGAAACGGATCCGCATGGTGACGATGATGATGACCCGGACGACCCGAACGGCGAAGAAGACTTTGTGATCAGCGAATGCCGCGAGCTCAGCGAACCGGGGGAATATGAGATCAGCGGTGATCTTGAACCGGCCGAAGAGCATGATGACTGCATCACGATAACGGCCGGGGATGTTGAGATTGACGGAAACGACGCCACAATTTCAAGTTCCGGCAGCGGTACGGCCGTGCTGGCTGCCGATGCCGACAACCTTGCCGTTAAGAATCTCACCATTCAAGAGTTCCGTTACGGCATCCAGTTTGAAAATGTCAGCGGCGTTCATATTGAAAATCTGACTGCCGAAACCATCGGCCAGGCCGGCGTCTGGCTCACCAACTCCACCGAAGGCCTGGTAACCGGCAGCAGCTTTATCGATAACCGGGATGGTGTGGTCGTCCGTGAAGGTGGCTCCGGAAACGTCATAGAAGACAATACCGCAGAGAATAACCGGCGCTACGGTTTCATATTCCGGGATACCGAAGAAAACCTCTTCCGGAACAACACAGCTGAAAATGTTGAAGACTATGCATTCCGTGTGATCAGCGACGGTCATAACAACGTTCTTGAAGAAAACACGGCCATCGGATCCGGTGATGACAGCGAAACCGGCTTTGATATCCGCGGTGACGGAAATGTGCTTGAGGACAATCATGCTGAAGGCAATGACCGGGAAGGGTTCCGCATTTCCGGCAGCGACAACCAGATCATTGGCAATACGGTGGCAGACAACAACCGTGACGGTATCCGGATCGTTGACGGTACCGGAAACCTCGTCGAAAACAACGAAATATCCGGTAGTGGCAATCACGGCCTGAGGCTATGGGCAGCAAATGACAACACGCTGAAGAACAATGTTGTCACCGGCGGGGACGACAACGCTTTCAGAGCCCACGATGATGCCGAAGGCAATGAAATTTACCGGCTGCATCTCGACAATGGTGCCATCCTGAGTACCCATCCGTTGAACTATTCGCTCGACCCGGTCCACGAAGCCCCGGAACCTTCAGATGAACTGCAGTCTCTCGGCGTTCATTTCGAGGCCATGCAGACCGGTGATGAATACAGCCTGGAGGTTTCCGTCCATTTTGATGATCTGGACATCGATTCCGGGGACCAGGAGCGGCTTTCTGTCCGTATTCGTGATGATGATCAGGACGCTTGGGTTTCAGCCGGCGAGGCGGACATTGACACAGAAAACGAAACCGTTACAATCACAACTGCCGAAGAGGGAGTATTCGGACTGTTTCTGGATGAAACAGGGACTCAGGCGGATCAGGACGAGCAGCCTGAACAGTTTGCACTTTCTCAGAACTACCCCAATCCTTTCAATCCCGAAACGCAGATTGCCTTTGAACTGCCGGAGCAGGCACATGTCACACTGGAGGTTTACAACTCACTCGGGGAGAAAGTCACCACACTGGTTAACGAAACCCGTGAAGCCGGCAGGTTTGAAGTCGAATTCGATGCATCACATCTTTCAAGCGGAACCTATATCTATCGTATCCGTGCCGGTGATTTCACCAAATCCCGAACCATGATGCTCGTCAAGTAA
- a CDS encoding NAD-dependent succinate-semialdehyde dehydrogenase, translating to MKMDVINPVNGEKTASYEVMSDEVMMQVLDRTHAAWLEWRTVGFDERSRLMRRAAELLRERSDRYGRMITGEMGKTLKSAVAEVEKCAWVCDYYAENAEEFLSEEHIETDASGSFITYNSIGVVLAVMPWNFPFWQVFRFAAPALMAGNTGLLKHASNVPGSALAIEEVFRDAGFPEHAFRTLLIKGSQVSKLLEHEKVKAATLTGSAPAGSAVASKAGEMLKKTVLELGGSDPYVILEDADLDQAASTCVTSRLINGGQSCIAAKRFIVVEEVADAFTERFLEGMREAVMDDPMIDGVTFGPMAREDLRDELHEQVTRSVRQGAGCLLGGEVPDRSGAWYPPTVLTGVRPGMAAFDEELFGPVAAIVTAKDESEAVALANNSVFGLGAAVFTGDEARGRRIAAEELEAGCCFVNEFVKSDPRLPFGGIKTSGYGRELSYPGIREFTNIKTVYVA from the coding sequence ATGAAAATGGATGTGATCAACCCGGTGAACGGTGAGAAAACCGCAAGTTATGAGGTGATGTCCGATGAGGTGATGATGCAGGTGCTCGACCGCACTCATGCGGCATGGCTGGAGTGGCGGACGGTCGGTTTCGATGAGCGAAGCAGGCTGATGCGGCGGGCGGCGGAGCTTCTGCGCGAGCGTTCGGACCGTTACGGGCGGATGATTACCGGGGAGATGGGCAAGACATTGAAATCCGCCGTTGCGGAGGTGGAAAAATGTGCCTGGGTGTGCGATTATTACGCAGAAAATGCGGAAGAATTCTTGTCCGAAGAGCATATCGAAACTGATGCATCCGGGAGCTTTATAACATACAATTCCATTGGTGTCGTTCTTGCGGTCATGCCCTGGAATTTTCCTTTCTGGCAGGTGTTCCGGTTTGCGGCGCCGGCGCTGATGGCCGGCAACACGGGCCTGCTTAAGCACGCCAGCAACGTACCCGGATCGGCGCTGGCCATCGAAGAAGTGTTTCGCGATGCCGGGTTTCCGGAACATGCTTTCCGGACGCTGCTCATCAAAGGCTCGCAGGTGAGCAAGCTGCTGGAGCACGAAAAGGTGAAAGCGGCCACACTGACCGGCAGCGCGCCCGCGGGAAGCGCCGTGGCGTCCAAGGCCGGCGAGATGCTCAAGAAAACGGTGCTTGAGCTTGGCGGAAGCGATCCCTATGTGATTCTGGAGGACGCCGATCTCGATCAGGCGGCATCGACATGCGTAACCAGCCGGCTCATAAACGGCGGACAAAGCTGTATAGCGGCCAAGCGTTTCATTGTAGTCGAAGAGGTGGCCGATGCGTTCACCGAACGGTTTCTGGAAGGCATGCGCGAGGCGGTGATGGATGATCCGATGATTGATGGTGTGACATTCGGCCCGATGGCCCGTGAAGATTTACGCGATGAGCTGCATGAGCAGGTGACCCGGTCGGTCCGGCAGGGCGCCGGCTGCCTGCTTGGCGGGGAAGTTCCCGACCGCAGCGGAGCATGGTATCCGCCTACGGTTCTGACCGGCGTTCGGCCCGGAATGGCCGCATTTGATGAAGAACTGTTCGGTCCTGTTGCCGCCATTGTAACGGCCAAAGATGAATCCGAGGCGGTAGCGCTGGCCAACAACTCGGTGTTCGGGCTGGGGGCGGCCGTATTCACCGGCGATGAAGCCCGGGGCCGGCGCATTGCTGCTGAAGAACTCGAAGCCGGATGCTGTTTTGTCAATGAATTCGTAAAATCCGATCCGCGGCTGCCGTTCGGCGGGATCAAGACCAGCGGGTACGGACGCGAGCTGTCCTACCCCGGCATCCGCGAATTTACCAACATCAAAACCGTTTACGTTGCATGA
- a CDS encoding alpha/beta hydrolase — protein sequence MFQNFKQNTDFGTYMTLEDINHPHKGQPVLEKGRRPEDAAAAVILLHGRGASAESILSLERSLRDTVRSDLAWLAPQANYHTWYPYHFIQPEEKNEPSLTSALKIVEELLERLSAAGIPREKTVIAGFSQGACLSLEYAGRNPGRYGGVLALSGGLIGETVDDAKYQGSMEETPVFLGCSDFDPHIPEDRVHESAEVFERLGADVTKKIYEGLGHTINKDELNYFRRMLEAL from the coding sequence ATGTTTCAAAACTTCAAACAGAACACAGACTTCGGAACATATATGACACTGGAAGATATCAACCATCCCCATAAAGGCCAGCCGGTGCTGGAGAAAGGACGACGGCCGGAAGATGCGGCCGCGGCAGTCATCCTGCTGCACGGAAGAGGGGCCTCGGCTGAAAGTATTCTGAGCCTTGAACGCAGCTTGCGGGATACCGTGCGCAGCGATCTGGCATGGCTGGCACCGCAGGCCAATTATCATACCTGGTATCCCTACCATTTCATCCAGCCCGAAGAGAAAAACGAGCCGTCACTGACATCGGCGCTTAAAATCGTGGAGGAGCTTCTGGAGCGGCTGTCCGCGGCCGGCATACCCCGGGAAAAGACGGTGATTGCGGGTTTTTCGCAGGGAGCCTGCCTGTCACTCGAGTATGCGGGGCGGAATCCGGGCCGCTATGGCGGGGTTCTGGCGCTGAGCGGCGGGCTCATCGGCGAGACTGTCGACGATGCCAAATACCAGGGTTCAATGGAAGAGACGCCGGTGTTTCTGGGATGCAGCGACTTCGATCCGCACATTCCCGAAGACAGGGTGCACGAATCGGCCGAAGTGTTTGAACGCCTGGGGGCGGATGTGACCAAAAAGATATACGAAGGCCTCGGGCATACCATCAATAAAGACGAGCTCAATTATTTCCGGAGGATGCTTGAGGCGTTGTGA